Genomic window (Desulfuromonas sp.):
CTTCGTCGCTTTCATCATGGCGCTCGTCTACAACAGTCTCTGCACCGCTGCAGAGACCCGCATGAACGGATAAGGAGGGTCGACCTATTGTTTACACGCAATCACCTCTGGCCATCGGCCTTTTCATCACCTTCGTTCTTTTCGTCCTGGGCCTCTCCTTCTACCTGGCCCGGCGCACCACCTCCGCTGAAGGCTACTACGCCGCCGGCGGCAACATCCACTGGTTCACCAACGGCATCGCCTTCGCCGGCGACTACCTCTCGGCGGCCTCCTTCCTCGGCATCTGCGGCATGATCGCCACCGCCGGCTACGACGGCTGGATGTACTCCATCGGCTACCTCGCCGGCTGGATCGTCGCCCTGTTCCTGGTCGCCGAACCGATGAAGCGCCTCGGCAAATTCACCTTCACCGACGCCCTCGACAGCAAGTTCAACAGCAAGGCGATCCAGCTGACGGCCGCCATCTCGACCCTGCTCGTCTCGGTCTTCTACCTGATCCCGCAGATGGTCGGCGCCGGCGTGCTGGTCCAGCCCCTGCTCGGCCTTCCCCACTGGGTCGGGGTCTGCATCGTCGGCATCGTCGTCACCATCATCGTCGCCACCGCCGGCATGGCCTCCACCACCTACGTGCAGTTCTTCAAGGGCGCCCTGCTCCTGATCATGTCCACGGTCGTGGTCATCGCCGTACTGGTGCGCGGCCTCTCCACCGAACCGGTCAACAACGGCCAGCCCTACCACGACTTCAAGACCCTGCAGGCCAGCGTCGCCGCCGACGGAAGCCTCCAGGTGGCCGGCTACGCCGCCGCCGCCGACTGGAAAACGAGCGAGTTCGGCAAGGCCGGCTTCGTCCAGCTCGAGAAAGACGGCGCCGAGTCGATCTGGCACCTCAACGAAGCGGCCGGCGGCGGCTACGCCCTCGAGGAAACCCTCTTCACCGCCGAACTCGCCAACGGCACCAAGCTCTACAACGGCGCCGAGAAGAGCGAAGGCAAGTTCTTCCCCGTCGGCCACATCAAGGAACTGCGCATGGACGGCGAGGAAGTGGCCGCCACCGGCGCCGTCGGGCCCCTGGCCTACCTCTCCGCCCTCAAGGACAGCACCATCGTCCTCTGGGGCAAGAAGTACGTCAAGGTCGGCGAGGCCAAGTACACCGTCTACTACCAGAAGCCGACTCCCGGCGCCCGCGTGCTGCGCCCCGGCCTTAAGTTCAAGGTCGACAACGCCACCGGCACCCAGAAGTTCAACTTCATCTCCCTGATGCTGGCCCTGTTCTGCGGCACCGCGGCCCTGCCCCACATCCTGATCCGCTACTACACCGTGCCGAGCCAGGCCGCGGCCCGTAAGTCGACCATCGTAGCCATCGCCTCCATCGGCTTCTTCTACGTGCTCACCCTCTTCCTCGGCATGGGCGCCATGACCAACGGCGTCATCAACATCACCGACAACAACATGAGCGCCCCGCTACTCGCCCTCTCCTTCGGGGTTGTCTTGTTCGCGGTCATATCGTCCCTGGCCTTCGCCACCGTCCTGGGGACGGTCTCGGGCCTGATCGTCGCCGCGTCGGGCGCGGTGGCCCACGACCTGATGGACAACTTCCTCGGCCTGAAGATGACCGACGCGGGCAAGGTGCGCGCCGGCAAGATCGCCGCGATCGTCGTCGGCTGCATCGCCATCTACCTCGGCATCGTCTTCGAGGGGATGAACGTCTCCTTCCTCGTCGGCTGGGCCTTCGCCGTGGCGGCCTCGGCCAACCTGCCGGCGATCCTGATGCTCCTCTTCTGGAAGAAGACCACCGCCAAGGGCGTGGCCGCCTCGATCACGGTCGGCCTGGTCTCGGCCCTCGGCCTGATCCTCATCTCGCCCGACATGTGGGTGCGCTACGGCCTGCTGCCCCAGGACGCTCCGATCGCCATCAACAGCCCGGGCCTGATCTCCATCCCCCTCTCCTTCATCGCCCTGATCGTCGTCTCCCTGATGACCCAGAAGGACGCGATCGCTGTCGAGGGAGCGGAAGCCTAAAGCGGCTTGCCATTTTCCGCATGATCTGTAATATGGTGGGGCCGTCATCCGACGGCACCTCTTTTTTCACCCTGACAAGGCCTGTACAATGAAACGTTTTCGCTTCACCCTGCTCGCCGTCTGCCTGGTCCTGCTCTACCTGGGGGCAACCGACGTCTCCCTGTCTCTGCGCAACCGCGAACCGCTCCCGGCGACGGTCGAAGAACTCGAGCGCTCCGGAGCGCCGCGGGAATGGCTGACGGTCAGCGGGGGCCACCAGAACGTCCTCGACGCCATCAACATGACCGGAACCATCGAGATCGACGCCCTGCTCGTCCCCCTGACCCTCTCCCCGGAGGGCCGGTCCTACAGGGTGCTTTTCGAGACCCGCGACCCGCAGATCCTCGACACCTGGAAGACCTACTACTTCAAGCTCGACTCCCCCCTGGCGAAGGAGACCTACCTGGCCGAACACCGGGACGCCTTCTTTCCGCGCCGGGAACTGACCGGGATGGTCGTCGGCGGCCTTGTCGCCTCCGGCAACCGGGACAAGCTTCTGAAGCTGGCCCGCGAGGTCGGCATGGATGTCGCCGATGACGCCATCTTCATCAGCGAAGGAAAGGAGCCGCCCCGCTATCGCGGCGGGTTCTTCCTGGTCATCGCCCTGCTCGGTCTGGTCAAGATCGTCGGCATGATGAAGAAGGCGCAGCAATCCCCCCCCGCCTGAGCCTCCGCGCACAATCAAAAATTCAGGCCGCCACCGGACAGGTGGCGGCCTTTCCATTTTCAATCTCTATCGAATCCGCCTCATGTATCGGTATTTTCAATTGGACATATTGTCCTTATTTATCTAACCTTACTCCGAATTTATCGAAGGTAAGAAGCGATGCCCCCTCAGCCCCTGAAAACATCACCGGTCCGCGAACTGCGCCCGGCCCTCCAGAAACAGATCGACAGGGTCTGCAGGGACTGTTCCCAGTGCATGCGCTGCGTGGCCGAGTGCCGGTTCCTCAAGAGCCACGGCGATCCGAAGCAGATCGCCGAGTCCTACGCCCCCGACGACAATCTTTTTCTCGGCCTGCCCTTCGAATGCAGCCTCTGCGGCCTGTGCGCCGCGGTCTGCCCGGAAAAGCTCGACCCGGTTCCGATGTTGCTCGAGATGCGGCGAGAGACCCATGACCGCGGCGAAGGGGACTACCCGGAGCACAAGGGGCTTCGCGCCTACGAACGCAAGGGAACCTCGAAGCGCTTCACCTGGTACGCCCTGCCCGAGGGGTGCGACACGGTCTTCTTTCCCGGCTGCGCCCTGCCCGGCACCCGGCCCGAAACGACCCTGAAGGTCTTCTAGCATCTCCGGCGGGAGATCCCCAGCGCCGGCATGGTGCTGGACTGCTGCACCAAGCCCTCCCACGACCTCGGCATGGAGGACTACTTCCACGCCATGTTCGGCGAGATGAAGGCCTTCCTCCTCGAGCACGGGGTCCGCAACGTCCTCGTCGCCTGCCCCAACTGCTACAAGGTCTTCACCGAATACGGACCGGAGTTCGCGACCCGGACGGTCTACGAGGTCCTGGCCGAAGGCGAGCTGCCGGCCACCGGCGAGGTCTCCGGGTCGGTTACCGTCCACGATCCCTGCGTCTCCCGCTTCGCCGAACCGGTCCAGGGGGCGGTTCGGAAGGTTCTCGGCAGGAAGGGCCTCAGTACGAAGGAAACCCGACATTCCCGCGCCACCACCCTCTGCTGCGGCGAGGGGGGGGCGGTGGGATGCGTCTCCCCCGACCTGGCGGGGGGATGGACGAAGCAACAGGTCCGCGAGAGCGAGGGGAAACGCACCGTCACCTACTGCGCCGGCTGCGCCCACACCCTCGGGACGCACGGCCCGACCAGCCACATCCTCGACATCGTCTTCGAGCCGAAGGCCGCCATGGAGGGGCGGGAAAAGGTCTCGAAGGCCCCCTTCACCTACCTCAACCGGCTCAAGCTGAAAAAGCACCTGCGCCAGAAGGTCGCCGCCGCCGTCACCCGGGAGCGCGCCTTTACCGCCGGCGAAGAGGAAGGGGGAGCCCTTTTTAAAAAGCTGGCTGTGCTGGCATTCATCATCGGCGCCGTCCTTGCCGTCCGGGCCACCGGCGCCACACAATACCTGGAGCAGGAGAAGCTGAGAGCCCTCATCGAGGGATACGGGCTTCTGGCGCCGGTCATCTACATGGCTATCTACGCCGTGGCGCCCGCCCTCTTTCTGCCCGGACTGCCGATATCGATTGTCGGCGGGATCCTCTTCGGCCCCTTCTGGGGAGTCATCTACACCATCGCCTCGGCCACCGTGGGGGCCTGCGGCGCGTTTCTCGTCTCCCGCTACCTGGCCCGGGACTGGATCGAGGCCAAGCTGAAGAGCCCCCGCTGGCGGCACCTCGACGCCCAGGTGGAGAAGCACGGCTGGAAGATGGTCGCCTTCACCCGGCTGATCCCCCTCTTTCCCTTCAACCTGCTCAACTACGCCTTCGGCCTGAGCCGGGTCAAATTCAGCCATTATGCCCTCGCCACTTTCGTCTTCATGCTGCCCGGGTGCATCGCCTTTATCGTCTTTTCCAGCTCTCTCCTCGACGTCCTCCGAGGCGAAATCTCGGTCACCTTCCTTGTGGGCCTGGCGCTGATGGTCCTGGTCTCCCTGATCCCGGTCCTTTTAAAAATCTACAAAGCCCGCAGGAAAGAAAAGGCCCCGGATCGCCCTCCCAGCCATGCGGCCATAGAGACGCCTTCCCGGGAAAGCTGAGGCCTTCTCCGTCCCCCCGCCTCCTCAGCGGCCTCCTTCTCGACCGCTTTTTCCGTCCGCCAGGACCTCCTTTCGAACGCTGAGGCAACGAGGCAGCCCCGGGCTGGCGGCCCTGCCTTTTTAAGCATCGGACAAAACTATACAACCAACAAAACCTATCTATATTACTTGTTGGACAAACCGNGCCCTTTCCACCCCCTTTTCTGATGGAGGCGTTCATGCCGCACAAAAAACAGACCACCCTCGTCCTCGTCCTGTTGACCCTCTTTTTCGCCCTGGCCCTGCAGGCCCAGGCCGGCGACCAGAAAGACCCGGGCTACCAAATCATCTACACCAGCCAACTCAAGGCCCTCTTCGACAGCGGGGGGAACGGCTTCCTGATCATCGACGCCCGGAACCCCGGAGAATACGCGGAGGTTCATATCCCGGGAGCCATCAACGTCCCTGAAAAGAAATTCGACGAGCATGCCCACCTCCTACCGGAGAGCCGGGCCACGCAGCTGATCTTCTACTGCAACGGCGTCAAATGCGGCAAGAGCAAGAAGGCGGCCGCCAAAGCCCTCGCCCTGGGCTACACCAACGTCCACGTCTACGCCGAGGGGATGCCGGTCTGGGAGGAGGTCGAATTTCCTCTGATCAAAGGCCCCGACTACGAAAAACCGATCGAGGCCGACATCATCGCCCCCGAGGAGTTGAATGCGTGGATCGCCTCGGACAGGGACGACTTCACCCTCGTGGACGTCAGGGACACCGAGGAGTTCGCACTGGGCCACATCCCCGGGGCCGTCAACATCCCCGTGGCCACCTTCGCCGCCCAGTCCGGCACCCTCGACAAAAAGAAGACCATCGTCGTCTACTGCAACGGCGGCGGCCGGAGCAACAAGGCCTACCGCAAGGTCATGAATCTCGGCTACAAGAAGTATCGCCAGGCCCTCTTCTCCGACTGGAAAAACGCCGGTTTCGAAGTGGCTCTGTAGCTCTCCCCCGGGCATGGGCCGGAGGGCGGCAGCGCAAGCCCTCCGGCCTCGCCCAAAGGACAGGGACAAGGCCCGGCAGTTAAAACAACGGAATCACTTTGCTTTCAGCCAAACATCGAGAAAACCTATGTCAACAGCCTGTTTTATCTATATTTTGTATTGGTAATTCACTCCCCCTTCCGCTACATTAATAGCCGGCCTGACAGAACCCCATCGGAAGAGCCCTTCATGCGCTTCGACCTCCACGTCCACACATCCCTCTCGCCCTGCAGCGATCTCGATATCGCCGACATCCTCGCGCACGCCCGCTCCCGGCGTCTGGACGGGGTGTGCATCACCGACCACGACACCATGGCGGTCCGGGAGCAGATCGAGGAGGGCATCCAGGACGACGGGCTCTGCGTCATCTTCGGCATGGAGTACGAGACCCCCGAGGGGGATTTCCTTCTGTTCGGCCCCTTCGAGAACCTCGAAACCGGCCTGCCCGCACCCCACCTGCTAGATCTGGTCCGCGAACAGGGCGGCGCCGCGGTGGCCGCCCATCCCTTCAGGAAGGGCCGCCCCACCGGGGAGCACCTGGTCCGGGAAAGCCTGTGCCGCCTCGTCGAGGGCATCAACGGCCGCAACAGCGACGACGAGAACCGCCGGGTGCAGGCCTGGAAGAAGAGTTTCGCGGTCCGGGAGTGCGGCGGCAGCGATGCCCACACCATCGAGGAGCTCGGCCGGGTGGTGACCCGCTTCAACAGGCCGGTCCGCAGCCGCGGAGACCTGGTCCGGGCCCTGAATGCCGGCCACTGCTCCCCCGAGTGGAACATCCGGCCCCAGCCCGCCGTCGCTGCCGCGCCCGTCCCCCCGACATTCTCGCCCCTGCCGAGTTTCTAGCCCTTCCCCGGTTCCGCCTGCGCGCCACGGCGCAGGCCCTCCGCACAATACATCATCTTGGCTTAAATTTTGCAAATGCCATCCCCCATGAGACCGACCCGAAACCGACAAAGA
Coding sequences:
- a CDS encoding cation acetate symporter, whose translation is MVYTQSPLAIGLFITFVLFVLGLSFYLARRTTSAEGYYAAGGNIHWFTNGIAFAGDYLSAASFLGICGMIATAGYDGWMYSIGYLAGWIVALFLVAEPMKRLGKFTFTDALDSKFNSKAIQLTAAISTLLVSVFYLIPQMVGAGVLVQPLLGLPHWVGVCIVGIVVTIIVATAGMASTTYVQFFKGALLLIMSTVVVIAVLVRGLSTEPVNNGQPYHDFKTLQASVAADGSLQVAGYAAAADWKTSEFGKAGFVQLEKDGAESIWHLNEAAGGGYALEETLFTAELANGTKLYNGAEKSEGKFFPVGHIKELRMDGEEVAATGAVGPLAYLSALKDSTIVLWGKKYVKVGEAKYTVYYQKPTPGARVLRPGLKFKVDNATGTQKFNFISLMLALFCGTAALPHILIRYYTVPSQAAARKSTIVAIASIGFFYVLTLFLGMGAMTNGVINITDNNMSAPLLALSFGVVLFAVISSLAFATVLGTVSGLIVAASGAVAHDLMDNFLGLKMTDAGKVRAGKIAAIVVGCIAIYLGIVFEGMNVSFLVGWAFAVAASANLPAILMLLFWKKTTAKGVAASITVGLVSALGLILISPDMWVRYGLLPQDAPIAINSPGLISIPLSFIALIVVSLMTQKDAIAVEGAEA
- a CDS encoding 4Fe-4S dicluster domain-containing protein, producing the protein MPPQPLKTSPVRELRPALQKQIDRVCRDCSQCMRCVAECRFLKSHGDPKQIAESYAPDDNLFLGLPFECSLCGLCAAVCPEKLDPVPMLLEMRRETHDRGEGDYPEHKGLRAYERKGTSKRFTWYALPEGCDTVFFPGCALPGTRPETTLKVF
- a CDS encoding VTT domain-containing protein translates to MVLDCCTKPSHDLGMEDYFHAMFGEMKAFLLEHGVRNVLVACPNCYKVFTEYGPEFATRTVYEVLAEGELPATGEVSGSVTVHDPCVSRFAEPVQGAVRKVLGRKGLSTKETRHSRATTLCCGEGGAVGCVSPDLAGGWTKQQVRESEGKRTVTYCAGCAHTLGTHGPTSHILDIVFEPKAAMEGREKVSKAPFTYLNRLKLKKHLRQKVAAAVTRERAFTAGEEEGGALFKKLAVLAFIIGAVLAVRATGATQYLEQEKLRALIEGYGLLAPVIYMAIYAVAPALFLPGLPISIVGGILFGPFWGVIYTIASATVGACGAFLVSRYLARDWIEAKLKSPRWRHLDAQVEKHGWKMVAFTRLIPLFPFNLLNYAFGLSRVKFSHYALATFVFMLPGCIAFIVFSSSLLDVLRGEISVTFLVGLALMVLVSLIPVLLKIYKARRKEKAPDRPPSHAAIETPSRES
- a CDS encoding rhodanese-like domain-containing protein; its protein translation is MPHKKQTTLVLVLLTLFFALALQAQAGDQKDPGYQIIYTSQLKALFDSGGNGFLIIDARNPGEYAEVHIPGAINVPEKKFDEHAHLLPESRATQLIFYCNGVKCGKSKKAAAKALALGYTNVHVYAEGMPVWEEVEFPLIKGPDYEKPIEADIIAPEELNAWIASDRDDFTLVDVRDTEEFALGHIPGAVNIPVATFAAQSGTLDKKKTIVVYCNGGGRSNKAYRKVMNLGYKKYRQALFSDWKNAGFEVAL
- a CDS encoding PHP domain-containing protein gives rise to the protein MRFDLHVHTSLSPCSDLDIADILAHARSRRLDGVCITDHDTMAVREQIEEGIQDDGLCVIFGMEYETPEGDFLLFGPFENLETGLPAPHLLDLVREQGGAAVAAHPFRKGRPTGEHLVRESLCRLVEGINGRNSDDENRRVQAWKKSFAVRECGGSDAHTIEELGRVVTRFNRPVRSRGDLVRALNAGHCSPEWNIRPQPAVAAAPVPPTFSPLPSF